The region GAAGCGCTGAAGCTTGCTCCGCTAAACGCCGCAACGTTCAAGCCGTCCCCCGAATCAATCGCAAACGAAATTGAGTAGAGTTGTCCTGCTGTCAGCGCCGAATCGAGGGTCAGCGATGCCGTCGAATTCCACTCATTGATCACGCTGGCACCAAGCAAGTTGTTCACCAGCGGGTTAACGACAGCACCCAGAATGGATCCCAAACCATCAAGGTCGAGATCACGCCCAAACACCAATGTATTGTTGTCCGTGTAGGTCTCGGCAAACAAATCCACCTCAGCAATGGTTCCCAAAAATGTGGAAACATCCGCATAAACCAAACCTTTGGCACCATGCGTCCAAGTCACATCCCCAGCTCCCATGGTCTGCGTCGTCAGCGTGCCATTCAACAAATCGGTCGAGACCGCTGCATTGGCCAAACCCAGCAAATTGACATTGACCGACACTCCGGCCGTGTCCCCCGACGCTCTCCGCGCCGAGAACTCCGGGTCAAAAAAATCCGCAGGCAAAAGATTCTGCCCCAGAGCCGTCGCACCCACTGCAAAAATGCTGAAACCCAGCACCCATTGACGCATTCTGCGCCTACCATTTGTTGCCCACGCATTAACAATCGCTTGTTTCGTTTTCATAACAGCATCCGGTTAAATTTCCGATCCCACCAAATTCCACATTATGTTCGCTAATAGAATTACTCTATAACGAATCCCAATGCAAAAAAATTTCAAAAGGAAATAGGTTTTATTTCAACGCTTTGCGAACCCTGTTTGTCGCCACCTGTTTATTAAAACAATCTC is a window of Phragmitibacter flavus DNA encoding:
- a CDS encoding PEP-CTERM sorting domain-containing protein; this translates as MKTKQAIVNAWATNGRRRMRQWVLGFSIFAVGATALGQNLLPADFFDPEFSARRASGDTAGVSVNVNLLGLANAAVSTDLLNGTLTTQTMGAGDVTWTHGAKGLVYADVSTFLGTIAEVDLFAETYTDNNTLVFGRDLDLDGLGSILGAVVNPLVNNLLGASVINEWNSTASLTLDSALTAGQLYSISFAIDSGDGLNVAAFSGASFSASGDGSALTQEGGGQLLDLLGLLTLGTTLQDGVATFNFIAPTALTSLDLTFSAATLADVNLLGGQNGNQNVFTFSNISLVPVAVPEPGSALLVSLGVLVMLRRRR